A single Elaeis guineensis isolate ETL-2024a chromosome 15, EG11, whole genome shotgun sequence DNA region contains:
- the LOC105058329 gene encoding uncharacterized protein yields MILHSPMEACRAVRRWAPARSLGLVRRPAATGGPYPPRRPTSIPMTTASGVWTRRRAYEGLLLDAGGTLLHVARPVEKTYASIGRKYGLNATESEIKQGFKKAFAASWPDKLRYQGDGRAFWRLVVSEATGCADNDYFEEVYEHYANGDAWRLPLGAYEALCLLKDAGVKLAVVSNFDTRLRKLLKDLDVAHMFDAIIISSEVGYEKPAAEIFKAALDQLGMEAGKVIHVGDDEKADKNGASAIGIDCWLWGSDVKTFTDICDRVLISDSQ; encoded by the exons ATGATTTTACACTCACCCATGGAGGCTTGCCGGGCAGTGCGACGTTGGGCGCCGGCGAGATCCCTCGGCCTCGTCAGACGCCCCGCTGCCACTGGAGGTCCCTACCCTCCCCGACGTCCGACGTCTATCCCCATGACGACGG CGTCCGGCGTCTGGACGCGGCGTAGGGCGTACGAGGGGCTGCTGCTCGACGCTGGCGGCACGCTTCTCCATGTGGCGAGGCCTGTCGAGAAGACCTACGCCTCAATCGGGAGAAAATACG GGCTTAATGCAACAGAAAGCGAGATTAAGCAAGGGTTCAAGAAGGCTTTTGCTGCCTCATGGCCTGATAAACTTCGCTACCAG GGCGATGGGCGGGCATTCTGGAGGCTTGTTGTTTCGGAAGCCACAGGTTGTGCTGATAATGACTATTTCGAAGAAGTATATGAG CACTATGCAAATGGTGATGCATGGCGTCTTCCACTTGGGGCCTATGAAGCATTATGTCTATTGAAGGATGCCGGAG TAAAGTTAGCTGTTGTTTCTAATTTTGACACACGTCTGCGCAAGCTACTGAAGGACCTCGATGTTGCCCACAT GTTTGATGCCATAATCATATCTTCTGAGGTTGGGTATGAAAAGCCAGCTGCAGAGATTTTCAAAGCTGCTTTAG ACCAACTTGGCATGGAGGCTGGCAAAGTAATACATGTAGGAGATGATGAAAAGGCAGATAAGAACGGTGCCAGTGCCATTGGAATTGATTGCTG GCTGTGGGGATCAGATGTGAAGACATTCACTGATATATGTGATCGAGTTCTGATATCAGATTCACAGTGA